The following DNA comes from Pseudomonas marginalis.
GCCACCTGTTCCCTGGTGTTCGACGCCGCCCAGGGCTGGCTGATCGGCGAGGCCCATCGCGGCCTGGCTGCGATGTTCGTGATGATGAATTCGGCGCGCCTGCATGTGGGCCTGCAAGGCCTGGGGCATGTCGAGGCGGCCTGGCAGAACGCCCGCCAGTACGCCGCCGAGCGCTTGCAGATGCGTGCGCCATGCCGGCCGGAAGAGGTGGTCGCCCAGGCGGCTGACCCGATCCGTTATCACCCGGCCATGCGCCGCGTGTTGCTGGAGCTGCGCACGACCAGCGAGGGCATGCGCGCCATCGGCTATTGGGCGGCGCACCTGCTTGATCAGGCCGAGCATGACCAGGACTCGTCGGCCGCCCGCTTGGCGCCGCTGCTGACGCCCATCATCAAGGCGTTTTTCACCGAACAGGGCTTTCGCCAGGCCAGCCATGGGCTGCAGGTGTTCGGCGGTTACGGCTACGTCACCGAGTTCGCCATCGAGCAAACCCTGCGCGACAGTCGCATCGCGATGATCTACGAGGGCAGTAACGAGATCCAGGCCAATGACCTGTTGCTGCGCAAGGTGCTGGGGGATGAGGGGCGAGCCTTTGGCCTGCTGCTGGCCGAGTTGCGCGCCGAGGCCGGGCAGGGCGCGCAGTATGAGGAATGCGCAGGCTTTTCCGCTGCGTTGGCCAGCCTGTGCGACGCGTTGGCCAGTGTGGTGCACGCCATTCGTGAACGCACCCACGAGGACAGTGAATACCCCTATCGGGCGGCGCCGGATTTCCTCCAGCTCTGTGGCGTCGCGTTGCTGGCCTTTGCCTGGGCGCGGGCCGCGCGGGTCTCCAGGGCCCTGCGCGAAGACGATCCGCTGCGTGCCGCCAAGCTGCAAAGCGCCGGGTTCTTTTTCGATTACCTGCCGTCGCGGCTGGCCCAGCACCTGGGCGCCATAGACGGGGCACGGGCAGCGCTGGCGTTCATCTGACGCGGCCAGGTGCTTGCGGTACTACTTGCGGTACCATGGCGGCTCACGTTTTCTGGAAGTTGCCTGGATGAGTAAACCCGGTCAATTGGTGCTGGTTGCACTGCGCAAGATGATTGCCAGCGGGGAGTTGGCGGCGGGCGAGCGGCTGATGGAGATTCCCACGGCGCAGCTGTTCGGCGTGTCGCGCATGCCGGTGCGCATGGCCTTTCGTACCCTCGAACAGGAAGGACTGCTGGTGCCGTTTGGCGGGCGCGGCTATCAGGTGCGTTCGGTCAGCCCCAGCGACATTGCCGGCGCCGTCGAAGTGCGCGGCGTGCTTGAGGGCCTGGCAGCGCGTCAGACCGCCGAGCTTGGTTTATCCGACGCGGCGCGTGCGGCGCTGGAGCGCTGCCTGGTGGAAGGCGATCAACTGTTCGAAAAGGGCTATGTGACCGAGGATGACCTTGAGGTCTATCACGACCTGAACATGCGCTTTCACCAGGTCATCGTCGAAGGCAGCCACAACCCGGCGATCGCCGACGCGCTGGCCCGCAATGATCACCTGCCGTTCGCCTCGGTGACGGCGCTGGCGGTGGATCGCGAGGACATGGCCCGCGAGTACCGACGCTTCAACTATGCCCACATGCAGCATCATTCGGTTTTCGATGCCCTGGTCAATCGCCAGGGCGCGCGGGCCGAAGCCATCATGCGCGAGCACGCCAATGCGACGTTGCGCTATGCCGAGATCTTCAGTTCAGCCACCGCCGCTGCGCGCATGAAGGTGATTTTGCCCGCGTCGTGAACCCTGTCAGATATCGAGTACCAGCAGCGGGGTTTTCGAGCGCGAGCAGCAGGGGGTGAACTGGTCATTCAGGGCCTGTTCCTGTTCGGTGAGGAACAGGTCGCGGTGCTCCGGTATGCCCTCCAGCACACGGGTCAGGCAGGTGCCGCAAATCCCTTGTTCGCAGGACACGGCAATCTCGATGCCATGGCTTTCCAAGACCTGGACCACGGTCTTGTCGGCGGGGATTTCGAAGACCTGGCCGCTGCTGCCGAGCTTTACCGAAAAGCCGCCGTCGAGGCTGCTGTCCACCGGTGCCGCGCTGAAGTATTCGCGGTGCAGGCAGTCTTCCTGCCAGCCCTGTGCGCGTGCGCTGTCGAGTACATGCTGCATGAACCCGCCAGGACCGCAGACATACAGGTGCACGTCATCGGCAGGCGCCGCCAGCACTTCGGCGATGTTCAACGCGGTGTGCGGCTGCTCATCGAAATGCAGGAACACCCGCTCGGCAAACGGCGACGCCTTGAGCCGCTGCACAAATGCCGCGCGCTCACTGGCGCGGGCGCAGTAATGCAGTTCGAAGTCGGCTCCCGCATGGGCCAGGCGCTCAGCCATGCACAGGATCGGGGTGATGCCGATGCCACCGGCAAACAGCAGGCTGCGACGCGCGTCGTGGACCAGGGGAAACAGGTTGCGTGGCTCGCTGATGGTCAGGCGGGTGCCCTCGTGGACCTGCTCGTGCAGGCTGCGCGAGCCGCCCCGGGAGGCCGGGTCCTTGAGCACGCCGATCAGGTAGCGATGACGTTCCTCGGGGTGATTGCACAGGGAATATTGCCGGATCACCCCATCGGGCAGGTGCAGGTCAATATGCGCGCCGGCACTGAAGGCCGGCAGCGGCTGGCCATCGACACTGGCCAGTTCATAGCTGCAAATGTCCTGGGCTTCGTTGTTACGGGATACCACCACCACATCGATCATGTTCAGTCCTCGCAAAGTTGTCGCGCTGTTCAGGCGGTGGTGGTGGCGATCAGTTGCGGTTCGAGGGCGCGTTCCTTGGCAATCAGTCGCTCCAGGATCTTGCGCGATTGCACGCCACCCGCGTCGATATTCAACTTGAGCAGGTTGCGCTGCGGATGGGCCAGCAGGTTCTGTTGCTGGCGTTCGAGCATCTCCAGGTCCTCGCTGAAAATCTTGCCCTGGCCCTCGCGAATGCTTGCGGTCAGTGCCTCATCGTGGGGGTTGAAGTTGCGCGCCATGCCCCAGAAGTACCAGATCGAAGTGTCGGTTTGCGGGGTGATGAAGTCGACCACGATGCTCGCGGCCTTGTGTTCGGGGGCGGCGTTATAGCCACCTTTGCCGGCGTGGGCCACGCCGACTTCGATGAGCACATGGCTGGGCGGGGTGAAGCGGCAGATCTGCCAGCGGTCCACCGGCACGTCATCGGCAAGGTTATTGCCGCGCAGGGCCATGCGCCAGAACGGCGGGGCCATGATGTTTTCCATGTGCCGGGCGGTGACCACTTCATCGCCGTCCACCGTGGTCACGGGCGGGGCTTCGTCGATTTCCTTCTGGCCGATGCTGGAGGCATGCACATAGGTTTCGTGGGTCAGGTCCATCAGGTTGTCGATCATCAGGCGGTAGTCGCACTGGATATCGAACAGCCCGCCGCCATAGGCCCACTGGTCACTCACGGCCCATTCCAGATGATGGATCAGCGCCGGGTCGGCCTGGCTCTGATCGCCGGGCCATACCCAGATGAAGCCGTAGCGTTCAACGGCGGCAAAGGTCTTGTTGCAGGGAAAACCACGTACCCGCTGGCCGGGCATTTCCACGGTCTTGCCGTCGCCGCCCATGACCAGGCCGTGGTAGCCGCAGACCAGGTTGCCGTTCTCGACATACCCCAGTGAAAGCGGCGCGCCGCGATGGGGGCAGAAGTCCTCGACCGCCACCACGGCGCCTTCCTGGCCACGATAAAACACCATCTTTTCGCCACAGATCTGTCGACCGAGTGGCTTGTGCGCGATTTCATCGGGGGTGCAGGCGACATACCATGTGTTCTTCGGGTACATGATGACTCTCCAGGCGGCGGATTGTTTTTATTTAATGGATCCATTAAATGACCGGCATGATGGAGAGTCAATCTTGTATGGTTGTTTTATTGGGCGATTATCGGACTATTATATGTCAGTGGATCCACTGATTGGGTTCAGTAGCGAATCATCACCGACTTCAGCTCGGTGTAGTCATCGATGAACGCACTGCCGAACTCCCGGCCTATCCCCGAGGATTTGTTGCCGCCAAACGGCACCGCCGGGTCCAGCATCGTGTGCATGTTCACCCACACCGTGCCGGCCTCGATGGCGGGCACCATGCGCAAGGCTTTGCTGAGGTCGTTGGTCCACAGGCTGGCGCTCAAGCCGTAGGGTGTGTTGTTCATCAAGGCCAGCAGTTCTTCTTCGCTGTCGTACGGCAAGAACGTGGCAATGGGGCCGAAGGTCTCCTCGTTGAGCAGGGTGTCGTCGACGCTGTTGGCGAGGATTATCGTCGGTTCGACGTAACAGCCAGGACGGTCGATCAGGTTGCCACCGTGAATGATGCGGTTGTTTTCGGCGCGGGCCTTGGTGAAGAACTCGCCGAGTTTGAGCTGGTGCTGGCGGTTGGTGACCGGGCCGAATTCGGTGCGCTCGTCCAGAGGCG
Coding sequences within:
- a CDS encoding acyl-CoA dehydrogenase; translation: MWSYEAPLGDMQFVLEHWLQAPDTWQRHPAFAALDLPLAVQVLEEAARFSQGVLAPLNSSGDRQGCRWQAGRVSTPDGFVEAYRAYVEGGWPALACAEVHGGQGLPQLLDAALQEMLYASNHGWAMYTGIAHGAYLCLKTHAAPWLQARYLPDIVSGQALPTMCLTESQAGSDVGLLRCRAQPQADGSYRLSGSKLFISGGEHDLTANILHLVLARLPDAPPGSRGISLFLVPKQLDDGQANGVHCDGIEHKMGIKGSATCSLVFDAAQGWLIGEAHRGLAAMFVMMNSARLHVGLQGLGHVEAAWQNARQYAAERLQMRAPCRPEEVVAQAADPIRYHPAMRRVLLELRTTSEGMRAIGYWAAHLLDQAEHDQDSSAARLAPLLTPIIKAFFTEQGFRQASHGLQVFGGYGYVTEFAIEQTLRDSRIAMIYEGSNEIQANDLLLRKVLGDEGRAFGLLLAELRAEAGQGAQYEECAGFSAALASLCDALASVVHAIRERTHEDSEYPYRAAPDFLQLCGVALLAFAWARAARVSRALREDDPLRAAKLQSAGFFFDYLPSRLAQHLGAIDGARAALAFI
- a CDS encoding GntR family transcriptional regulator; translated protein: MSKPGQLVLVALRKMIASGELAAGERLMEIPTAQLFGVSRMPVRMAFRTLEQEGLLVPFGGRGYQVRSVSPSDIAGAVEVRGVLEGLAARQTAELGLSDAARAALERCLVEGDQLFEKGYVTEDDLEVYHDLNMRFHQVIVEGSHNPAIADALARNDHLPFASVTALAVDREDMAREYRRFNYAHMQHHSVFDALVNRQGARAEAIMREHANATLRYAEIFSSATAAARMKVILPAS
- a CDS encoding PDR/VanB family oxidoreductase — translated: MIDVVVVSRNNEAQDICSYELASVDGQPLPAFSAGAHIDLHLPDGVIRQYSLCNHPEERHRYLIGVLKDPASRGGSRSLHEQVHEGTRLTISEPRNLFPLVHDARRSLLFAGGIGITPILCMAERLAHAGADFELHYCARASERAAFVQRLKASPFAERVFLHFDEQPHTALNIAEVLAAPADDVHLYVCGPGGFMQHVLDSARAQGWQEDCLHREYFSAAPVDSSLDGGFSVKLGSSGQVFEIPADKTVVQVLESHGIEIAVSCEQGICGTCLTRVLEGIPEHRDLFLTEQEQALNDQFTPCCSRSKTPLLVLDI
- a CDS encoding aromatic ring-hydroxylating oxygenase subunit alpha yields the protein MYPKNTWYVACTPDEIAHKPLGRQICGEKMVFYRGQEGAVVAVEDFCPHRGAPLSLGYVENGNLVCGYHGLVMGGDGKTVEMPGQRVRGFPCNKTFAAVERYGFIWVWPGDQSQADPALIHHLEWAVSDQWAYGGGLFDIQCDYRLMIDNLMDLTHETYVHASSIGQKEIDEAPPVTTVDGDEVVTARHMENIMAPPFWRMALRGNNLADDVPVDRWQICRFTPPSHVLIEVGVAHAGKGGYNAAPEHKAASIVVDFITPQTDTSIWYFWGMARNFNPHDEALTASIREGQGKIFSEDLEMLERQQQNLLAHPQRNLLKLNIDAGGVQSRKILERLIAKERALEPQLIATTTA